Proteins co-encoded in one Hyphomicrobiales bacterium genomic window:
- a CDS encoding DUF4329 domain-containing protein translates to MKRIFHKSLIAFSLLVIVTSAPIPTDAQQRRYSEPEIHAFAMAQLNAFQGASFQNDREYCGLIGLNKDGVLTATAARQGDINGCRLKRKPWRFKTIATYHTHGAFNRRADTEVPSISDLKHDFKQRVNGYISTPGGRVWFNDSSQRISTLLCQQGCLQTDPNYFDCPTTAPRQSYTIDDLKWRARNVNEPC, encoded by the coding sequence TTGAAGCGCATTTTTCACAAATCACTTATTGCCTTCTCTCTGCTTGTCATCGTCACAAGCGCTCCAATCCCAACTGATGCGCAACAGCGTCGCTATAGCGAGCCTGAAATACATGCGTTCGCTATGGCCCAACTAAACGCCTTTCAAGGGGCGTCTTTTCAAAACGATCGTGAATATTGCGGGTTGATCGGCTTGAACAAAGACGGCGTTCTGACAGCCACGGCAGCGCGGCAGGGTGATATTAATGGGTGTCGACTGAAGCGAAAGCCTTGGCGCTTTAAAACCATTGCGACCTATCACACCCACGGTGCTTTCAACCGTCGCGCGGATACAGAAGTACCGTCAATTTCAGATTTGAAACATGATTTTAAACAACGGGTAAATGGCTATATTTCCACGCCCGGTGGACGGGTCTGGTTCAACGACAGCAGTCAACGCATCTCAACCCTATTGTGCCAACAAGGGTGTTTGCAAACTGATCCTAATTATTTCGATTGCCCAACAACCGCCCCGCGGCAAAGCTACACCATTGATGATTTGAAATGGCGCGCGCGCAACGTCAATGAACCTTGTTAA
- a CDS encoding methyl-accepting chemotaxis protein: MKKSSIKTNLMALAAALIITMLAFGAYFSTNVLGELAVINTHKTGTALLKKTWPLTLAKARGEDVSGFSDITAEAYPAFSICFTNAGKGKKGTPVKALYQVSTGKIADFSKCVLNTAQLMETTDRGDMFLAESTAISVPLLTSRLQTMINSGRKVQKKTKLNPFDRMMFLIHAGQFKVIGDNLSKATRTDFELFNISMDKNLESISETFRKTNGKYQGAAGKFSVSLGAAESGTDLKIKPLNTHYDAFLTVIDALNKELSQRLITRKTAQADTLKTKLTLAALGVIILILAGILFSARTYKVIVSKISTLDEDIRAMVQTSDDHAIMGELQVANYKCEIGQIARAVGYFRDAVVQQMRKDEKVARSEAAETRKKQVDAIVADFQATSETMLLAVEGGVERMKDSSSTLFDAAHGTSELVSNVNESSLNSSKNIKFVANSAEKMEQSIRSINHQASEVTAIVEQATEQAATANDDIALLSESAGSISEIVSLIKDIAEQTNLLALNATIEAARAGEAGRGFAVVASEVKALASQTATATERIGQGVGDIQSRTSNVVEKMRSISGTMTEAKEHAVQITEVLENQNQVTMEINQNANHANQASESVAADVYKVGEAAHSTNTAANTVREASEEMSTKTADLRNEVKTFLNRVAAV; this comes from the coding sequence GTGAAAAAATCATCGATCAAAACAAACTTAATGGCCCTTGCGGCGGCTTTAATTATCACAATGCTAGCATTTGGTGCTTATTTTAGTACGAATGTCTTGGGTGAACTCGCCGTCATCAATACCCATAAAACGGGTACGGCACTCTTGAAAAAAACCTGGCCGCTGACACTTGCAAAAGCGCGCGGTGAAGATGTTTCTGGATTTTCAGATATTACAGCTGAAGCTTATCCTGCTTTTTCAATTTGTTTCACCAATGCCGGTAAAGGCAAAAAAGGTACGCCTGTAAAAGCGCTTTACCAAGTGAGCACTGGAAAGATCGCTGATTTTTCAAAATGTGTACTTAATACCGCGCAATTGATGGAAACGACCGATCGCGGAGATATGTTCTTAGCAGAATCCACCGCAATCTCCGTGCCGCTCCTTACATCCCGCCTACAGACCATGATCAATAGCGGTCGCAAAGTTCAAAAGAAGACGAAGCTCAACCCATTTGATCGCATGATGTTCTTGATCCACGCAGGCCAGTTCAAAGTGATAGGTGACAATCTATCAAAAGCGACCCGCACCGATTTTGAACTATTCAACATTTCAATGGACAAAAATTTAGAGTCCATATCCGAGACGTTTCGAAAAACAAACGGTAAATATCAAGGGGCAGCTGGTAAGTTTTCTGTCTCACTTGGAGCAGCCGAAAGTGGAACTGACCTAAAAATCAAACCACTTAATACACATTATGATGCTTTCCTTACCGTAATCGATGCGCTCAACAAAGAGTTATCCCAACGCTTGATCACTCGGAAGACCGCTCAAGCAGACACGCTAAAGACGAAGCTCACATTGGCAGCATTGGGTGTTATTATCCTAATATTAGCAGGCATTTTGTTTTCTGCTCGCACTTACAAAGTCATCGTATCTAAGATTTCGACCTTGGACGAGGATATTCGTGCAATGGTGCAGACATCTGACGATCACGCAATCATGGGTGAACTTCAGGTTGCCAATTATAAATGTGAAATTGGACAAATCGCCCGCGCTGTTGGTTACTTCCGCGATGCTGTGGTTCAACAAATGCGCAAAGACGAGAAAGTCGCCCGTTCAGAAGCCGCAGAAACACGCAAGAAACAGGTAGACGCCATCGTTGCCGATTTCCAAGCCACCAGTGAAACAATGTTGCTGGCTGTTGAAGGCGGCGTTGAGCGTATGAAAGATAGTTCTTCAACGCTTTTTGATGCCGCACATGGAACCAGCGAACTTGTTAGCAATGTGAATGAATCATCTTTGAATTCATCTAAAAACATTAAGTTCGTCGCAAACTCTGCTGAGAAAATGGAACAATCAATCCGGTCCATCAATCATCAAGCCAGCGAAGTAACCGCGATTGTGGAACAGGCAACTGAGCAAGCAGCAACCGCTAATGATGACATCGCTTTGCTTTCTGAAAGTGCGGGTTCCATTAGCGAGATCGTTTCTCTCATTAAAGACATTGCAGAACAAACCAATCTCTTGGCACTGAATGCCACGATTGAAGCCGCACGCGCAGGCGAGGCTGGCCGTGGATTCGCGGTTGTTGCAAGCGAAGTAAAAGCACTTGCCAGCCAAACGGCGACTGCAACAGAGCGTATTGGCCAAGGTGTTGGTGATATTCAATCGCGCACGTCAAATGTGGTTGAGAAAATGCGCAGTATTTCTGGAACCATGACAGAAGCGAAAGAACACGCCGTACAAATCACTGAAGTTTTGGAAAATCAAAACCAAGTCACAATGGAAATCAACCAGAATGCAAATCACGCAAATCAGGCATCTGAAAGCGTTGCAGCTGATGTTTATAAGGTTGGAGAGGCTGCCCACAGCACCAACACCGCCGCAAATACTGTGCGTGAAGCATCTGAAGAAATGTCAACAAAAACGGCTGATCTGCGCAATGAAGTGAAGACGTTCCTAAACCGCGTCGCCGCCGTTTAA
- the argH gene encoding argininosuccinate lyase, which yields MTQKSSGNKMWGGRFAKGPDAIMEEINASIDFDQKLAAQDIRGSKAHCSMLVHCGIISKEDGDKIVEGLNTISSEIENGEFAFSRALEDIHMNVESRLRDLIGDAAGRLHTARSRNDQVATDFKLWVRDTIDVIDGQLRDLQLAFVGVAKENTASVMPGFTHLQTAQPVTLGHHMMAYVEMIGRDRGRFQDARKRLNECPLGSAALAGTPFPIDRHRTAEALGFDRPTANSLDGVSDRDFALEALGAASITSIHLSRFAEELVIWCSAQFGFVTLSDAFSTGSSIMPQKRNPDAAELVRAKAGRIIGAMNALMIVMKGLPLAYSKDMQEDKEQTFDALENLSLVIAAMTGMVGDMKPNLEKLGEAAGHGYSTATDLADWLVRELGLPFRDAHHVTGAIVALAEGEGVGLDGLTLEQMQTVEPRLTDGIFDVLTVEKSVASRKAFGGTSPENVAREAKRWSETLDQEAKKAE from the coding sequence ATGACACAAAAGAGTTCAGGTAACAAGATGTGGGGCGGTCGGTTCGCGAAAGGCCCTGATGCTATCATGGAAGAAATCAACGCGTCCATCGACTTTGACCAGAAATTAGCTGCCCAAGATATTCGCGGCTCAAAAGCCCACTGTTCTATGTTGGTGCATTGCGGCATAATTTCCAAGGAAGATGGTGATAAAATTGTCGAAGGACTAAACACAATCTCGTCAGAAATCGAGAATGGCGAATTTGCGTTTTCCCGTGCCCTTGAAGATATTCATATGAATGTGGAATCGCGGCTGCGCGATTTGATCGGTGATGCAGCAGGTAGATTGCACACAGCCCGCTCGCGTAACGACCAAGTCGCGACTGATTTTAAACTTTGGGTGCGTGATACAATTGATGTGATTGACGGTCAGTTGCGTGATTTGCAGTTGGCCTTTGTTGGCGTGGCCAAAGAGAATACCGCGAGCGTTATGCCCGGCTTTACGCATTTGCAAACGGCGCAACCCGTGACACTTGGTCATCATATGATGGCTTATGTCGAAATGATTGGCCGTGATCGTGGCCGCTTTCAAGACGCGCGCAAGCGATTGAATGAATGCCCACTTGGTAGTGCTGCCCTTGCTGGCACGCCATTCCCGATTGATCGCCACCGCACGGCAGAAGCGCTTGGTTTTGACCGTCCAACAGCGAATTCGCTTGATGGTGTATCAGACCGCGATTTTGCACTCGAAGCCTTGGGTGCTGCCTCTATTACATCAATCCACTTGTCTCGCTTTGCCGAAGAATTGGTGATTTGGTGTTCTGCCCAATTTGGTTTTGTCACCTTGTCAGATGCGTTTTCGACAGGTTCATCGATTATGCCGCAAAAGCGTAATCCTGATGCTGCCGAGTTGGTGCGCGCTAAAGCAGGTCGCATTATTGGTGCGATGAACGCGCTGATGATCGTAATGAAGGGCCTACCGCTCGCCTATTCTAAAGACATGCAAGAAGATAAAGAGCAAACCTTTGATGCTCTCGAAAACCTGTCTCTCGTGATTGCTGCAATGACTGGCATGGTTGGTGATATGAAGCCGAACCTAGAAAAATTGGGCGAGGCAGCCGGACATGGATATTCCACCGCCACTGATCTTGCTGATTGGTTGGTGCGTGAGTTGGGTCTGCCTTTCCGTGACGCGCACCATGTAACGGGCGCGATTGTTGCCCTAGCTGAGGGTGAAGGCGTAGGGCTTGATGGTCTCACGTTAGAGCAGATGCAAACTGTTGAACCGCGTTTGACTGATGGCATATTTGATGTGCTGACAGTTGAAAAATCAGTGGCTAGTCGCAAAGCATTTGGGGGCACGTCGCCTGAAAATGTTGCTCGTGAAGCAAAGCGTTGGAGTGAAACGCTTGACCAAGAGGCAAAAAAAGCCGAATAA
- a CDS encoding GTP-binding protein — translation MVVLDKPLTVSIITGFLGAGKTTLLNRLLVSPDMANAAVIINEFGDVSLDHLLVESGDDDIIELSSGCLCCTIRGELVETLERLLDRPDANRLTSIVIETTGLADPVPVMQAVMAHPLLSQRLSLGSVVTLIDAVNGVTTLEHYEEARKQVAVADQLLISKIDMATDTTALKSVIFQLNPNITPINVVDVSEAELVEQLSTGLFEIGEKADIVQAWFGENDHHHDHHHHDQNRHGETIRSFSLVRERPIEHEALRAFLDLLAAQHGPKLLRVKGLIHVVEHSEQPVLIHGVQSIFHPPRVLDKWPSAERVTKIVFIADGLDESFIQRLFDGFSGTPQIDQADSAAMMDNPLAISGYSKSRQS, via the coding sequence TTGGTGGTTTTAGATAAGCCCTTAACGGTCAGCATCATCACCGGCTTTTTGGGGGCTGGTAAAACCACTTTGTTAAACCGTCTTCTTGTGTCGCCTGACATGGCGAACGCGGCAGTGATCATTAATGAATTTGGTGATGTGTCGCTGGATCATCTGCTGGTTGAAAGTGGTGATGATGATATCATAGAGCTTTCTAGCGGATGTCTTTGCTGCACGATACGGGGCGAATTGGTTGAGACCTTGGAGCGTCTGCTTGATCGCCCAGATGCAAATCGATTGACATCTATCGTGATTGAAACCACAGGCCTTGCAGACCCAGTGCCGGTTATGCAGGCGGTGATGGCTCACCCTTTGCTCTCTCAGCGCCTTTCGCTTGGTTCTGTCGTGACGCTGATTGATGCGGTCAATGGTGTAACGACGCTTGAGCACTATGAAGAAGCCCGCAAACAAGTGGCTGTCGCTGATCAATTGTTGATTTCGAAGATCGATATGGCAACGGATACAACAGCGCTCAAATCTGTAATTTTCCAACTTAACCCCAACATCACGCCAATCAACGTTGTCGATGTTTCTGAGGCTGAACTGGTTGAGCAGTTGAGTACGGGTCTTTTTGAAATAGGTGAGAAGGCTGACATTGTTCAGGCATGGTTTGGTGAAAATGATCACCATCATGATCACCATCACCATGATCAAAATCGCCATGGAGAGACCATCCGCTCCTTTTCACTGGTGCGTGAAAGGCCAATCGAACATGAAGCGTTGAGAGCGTTTCTTGATTTGCTGGCGGCCCAGCATGGTCCTAAACTGTTACGGGTTAAGGGTCTGATCCATGTGGTTGAACATAGCGAACAACCCGTTTTAATTCACGGCGTTCAATCCATATTCCATCCGCCTCGAGTTTTGGATAAGTGGCCGAGCGCTGAACGTGTGACGAAGATTGTTTTCATCGCAGATGGTTTGGACGAAAGCTTTATCCAACGGCTTTTTGATGGATTTAGCGGAACGCCCCAGATTGATCAGGCAGATAGCGCTGCCATGATGGACAACCCGCTTGCAATTTCAGGGTATTCAAAATCCAGACAATCTTAA
- the lysA gene encoding diaminopimelate decarboxylase, whose amino-acid sequence MHHFSYKNGVLHAEDVPLPAIAAAVGTPFYCYSTATFERHYKVFKSAFDGLDTVVCYAMKANSNQAVLTTLAKLGCGADVVSIGELTRALKAGIPPEKIMFSGVGKTDEELSAAVNAGILCINVESEPELHALSRVASELGKEAHVSFRINPDVDAKTHAKISTGKSENKFGIPWKDAERIYTLAKELPGVKATGIDMHIGSQITDLQPFDDAFALLAQLIKTLRANGHTIDHVDVGGGLGIPYKQDNTPPPEPSAYAKIVRSHIDELDCQVVFEPGRLIAGNAGILVGEVIYVKEGEGKTFVIGNAAMNDLIRPTLYEAYHDVMPVAEPSQNAEWIEADIVGPVCETGDYLALGRNMPKPEAGDLFAVMSAGAYGAVQAGTYNTRPLIPEVMVNGDQFHVIRPRLTAEQIIAQDSLPDWL is encoded by the coding sequence ATGCATCATTTCAGTTATAAAAATGGCGTTTTACACGCCGAAGACGTGCCCTTGCCAGCTATTGCTGCAGCTGTTGGAACACCGTTTTATTGTTATTCTACAGCCACATTCGAGCGCCATTATAAAGTGTTTAAAAGCGCGTTTGATGGGCTTGATACGGTTGTTTGTTATGCCATGAAGGCAAACTCCAATCAGGCTGTATTGACCACGCTTGCAAAACTTGGCTGTGGTGCAGATGTTGTGTCGATTGGTGAGCTTACCCGTGCGTTGAAAGCGGGCATACCACCTGAGAAAATCATGTTTTCTGGCGTTGGCAAAACAGACGAAGAACTGAGTGCGGCGGTGAACGCTGGCATTTTGTGCATCAATGTCGAATCTGAGCCTGAACTTCATGCGCTAAGCCGTGTTGCAAGTGAGCTGGGGAAAGAAGCCCATGTTTCCTTCCGTATCAATCCTGATGTTGATGCGAAGACCCATGCGAAAATTTCGACAGGAAAATCTGAAAATAAGTTCGGTATTCCGTGGAAGGATGCTGAGCGAATTTACACTTTGGCCAAAGAGCTTCCAGGTGTGAAGGCAACAGGCATTGATATGCATATTGGTAGCCAAATCACGGACCTACAGCCGTTTGATGATGCTTTTGCTTTGCTTGCCCAATTGATCAAGACGTTGCGGGCAAATGGCCATACGATTGACCATGTGGATGTTGGTGGTGGGCTTGGTATTCCCTACAAGCAAGACAACACGCCGCCGCCTGAGCCAAGTGCTTACGCGAAAATTGTGCGGTCGCATATTGATGAGCTTGATTGTCAGGTTGTTTTTGAGCCAGGCCGATTGATTGCTGGCAATGCTGGCATTTTGGTTGGTGAGGTAATCTACGTCAAAGAAGGTGAGGGCAAAACCTTCGTGATTGGCAATGCAGCGATGAACGATCTCATTCGGCCAACGCTCTATGAGGCCTATCATGATGTGATGCCAGTCGCAGAACCGTCACAAAATGCTGAATGGATTGAGGCGGATATTGTTGGGCCGGTCTGTGAAACGGGTGATTATCTAGCACTTGGCCGCAACATGCCAAAACCTGAGGCTGGTGATTTGTTTGCGGTGATGTCAGCAGGCGCTTATGGGGCCGTGCAAGCAGGCACCTACAATACGCGCCCACTTATTCCTGAGGTGATGGTCAACGGTGACCAGTTCCATGTGATCAGGCCCCGCCTTACGGCGGAGCAAATCATTGCGCAGGATAGTTTGCCAGACTGGTTATAG
- a CDS encoding TlpA disulfide reductase family protein, translating into MADQPKKRGLIFFALALILGVGVGVVTVYVNGGFDGNASGETKLAEAQAACQMSEAQRAALDAAAVGDLAAMRIADKPVPLTDIGFQMPDGSAKQFTDLNKVLVLNLWATWCGPCREEMPDLANIQKEYGNDDFEVFALNVDRNGGEKPQKFLESIKATSLNLYLDPANKSFQNFRSKGLVFGLPTTMIVDPKGCVQGVLAGIAHWGSDDAKNLVEVSIKTLGGKT; encoded by the coding sequence ATGGCTGATCAGCCAAAAAAACGCGGATTAATTTTCTTTGCACTCGCCCTCATTTTAGGTGTGGGCGTTGGCGTGGTCACCGTATACGTGAATGGTGGCTTTGATGGCAATGCTTCAGGTGAGACAAAATTAGCCGAAGCACAAGCTGCCTGCCAAATGAGTGAGGCTCAACGCGCCGCTTTGGACGCAGCCGCAGTCGGTGATTTAGCCGCCATGCGCATTGCAGACAAGCCCGTACCACTAACAGATATCGGCTTTCAAATGCCCGACGGCTCTGCAAAACAATTTACAGACCTCAACAAGGTGTTGGTTTTGAACCTATGGGCCACATGGTGCGGACCATGCCGCGAGGAAATGCCAGACCTTGCCAATATTCAAAAAGAATACGGCAACGACGATTTTGAAGTCTTCGCTCTCAATGTCGATAGAAATGGTGGCGAAAAACCACAAAAATTCCTTGAAAGCATCAAGGCAACATCGCTCAACCTCTATCTCGACCCTGCCAATAAATCATTCCAAAACTTCCGTTCAAAAGGTCTTGTTTTTGGCCTGCCAACAACAATGATTGTTGATCCGAAAGGCTGTGTACAAGGTGTATTGGCGGGCATTGCACATTGGGGATCAGATGACGCGAAGAATCTGGTAGAGGTTTCAATTAAGACGTTAGGCGGGAAAACATAA
- a CDS encoding TIGR02302 family protein — MDHKAITSQSTKYHVSRVIRRARLVVMWEAIWPSIFALLLIVGTYVALSWLGLWAHTSNWMRVCAMVGFGLMSLYVVVKLIRTTFPGNEQVVDRIEHVSGIDHRPLTATLDKLGNENSSNAAQDTLWQAHKKRIFDKLNALRSGFPKSQISSLDPYGLRVLVVLGLFVGFNVAGSDRIARLTDIADFAGTKANIATRLDAWVTPPRYTGKPPIFLTNDAFDADGEPLVVPAGSEITIRSVNSDTTNVVFKQSVPNGEDGVETIISPEADAENSDVASRPVSSAQLDYAMTLEADGILSVATASKTLAWTFTVLPDTAPEISLSEAPEVQRSGALQVVALIKDDYGVNRAVAEFAPVADGVGSDEDAHPLYEAPQFPLSLNRGRVVDGKSKTIRSIVDHPWAGAEMVMILRAFDQLGQQGSSEPVKISLPLRRFVDPLARAVIEQRRNLAMDANYAPILVDVIDVITLRAEQFENKYAAFISLAAIRRGILDARDDDALRQVVDDLWDLAIGLEDGDLSEAERNLRDALEALREGIENGASEEELARLMADARQALQEFMQALAEQAERNADTAQNQPNSDPSQALRPQDLQDMLDRIQELAETGSRDAAQQMLSQLQQMMENLQAQQNQQNQQGQSQAQQMLNELGEMIRRQQQLRDQTFRERNQGQQGEQGPQRGQPGDRGEQQGQQRGEGEGQSGQSLQDGQQSLADQLQQLLDRLGQNGSENGNQLGQAQRSMEGAAQQLGQGQLGEAGGSQSEALSQLRRGAQGLAEQMAGQGEGQGDHNLARGERGTDPLGRREGRAGADFGDDVEVPDEIDTQRARQILDQIRQRLGESLRPKIELEYLERLLQSQ; from the coding sequence ATGGACCATAAAGCGATAACCTCTCAATCTACGAAGTATCATGTAAGCCGTGTTATTAGGCGTGCGCGATTGGTTGTGATGTGGGAAGCTATTTGGCCGTCCATTTTTGCGCTTTTATTGATTGTTGGAACCTATGTTGCGCTCTCTTGGCTTGGGCTTTGGGCGCATACATCGAACTGGATGCGCGTTTGCGCAATGGTCGGCTTTGGTCTCATGAGCCTTTATGTGGTTGTGAAACTTATTCGCACGACATTCCCAGGTAATGAGCAAGTTGTTGATCGTATTGAGCATGTTTCTGGTATCGACCACCGTCCACTAACGGCGACACTGGATAAGCTGGGTAATGAAAACTCAAGCAATGCTGCGCAAGACACTCTTTGGCAGGCACATAAGAAGCGTATTTTTGATAAACTAAATGCGCTGCGATCAGGTTTCCCAAAGTCTCAAATCTCTTCGCTTGACCCTTATGGATTGCGGGTCTTGGTTGTGCTTGGTTTGTTTGTGGGTTTCAATGTTGCTGGTTCTGACCGTATTGCGCGTTTGACTGATATTGCTGATTTTGCCGGAACCAAGGCGAATATTGCAACACGCCTCGATGCGTGGGTGACGCCGCCGCGCTATACGGGAAAGCCACCGATTTTTCTGACAAATGATGCTTTTGATGCTGATGGCGAGCCTCTGGTTGTGCCAGCAGGAAGTGAAATCACCATTCGCTCTGTCAATTCTGACACTACAAATGTTGTCTTCAAACAATCGGTGCCTAATGGCGAAGATGGCGTTGAGACGATCATCTCGCCAGAAGCAGATGCTGAAAATAGCGATGTGGCTTCTCGCCCTGTCTCCAGCGCTCAACTTGATTATGCGATGACGTTAGAAGCTGATGGCATTTTGTCGGTTGCAACTGCGTCTAAAACCCTTGCATGGACCTTCACTGTTTTACCTGATACCGCGCCGGAGATTTCTTTGTCTGAAGCGCCAGAAGTTCAACGCTCAGGTGCGTTGCAGGTGGTTGCTCTCATCAAAGACGATTACGGCGTTAATCGCGCGGTTGCCGAGTTTGCGCCGGTTGCTGATGGCGTTGGCTCTGATGAGGATGCACACCCACTTTATGAAGCGCCACAATTCCCGCTTTCTCTTAATCGTGGTCGTGTCGTTGACGGCAAATCGAAGACAATACGTTCAATTGTTGATCACCCTTGGGCGGGTGCTGAAATGGTTATGATATTGCGGGCATTTGATCAGTTGGGTCAGCAGGGGAGCAGCGAGCCTGTCAAAATCTCACTGCCACTGCGTCGGTTTGTTGATCCTTTGGCGCGTGCGGTCATTGAGCAGCGCCGCAATTTAGCAATGGACGCAAATTATGCGCCTATTCTGGTTGATGTAATTGATGTGATCACGCTGCGCGCTGAGCAATTTGAAAATAAATATGCAGCCTTTATTTCGCTGGCGGCGATCCGTCGGGGTATCCTCGATGCTCGCGATGATGATGCGCTTCGTCAAGTCGTCGATGATTTATGGGATTTGGCCATTGGCTTAGAAGATGGCGATCTATCTGAGGCAGAACGCAACTTGCGCGATGCGCTAGAGGCACTGCGTGAAGGTATTGAAAATGGCGCAAGCGAAGAAGAACTTGCTCGCTTAATGGCCGATGCGCGACAAGCTTTGCAAGAGTTTATGCAAGCGCTCGCTGAACAAGCAGAACGCAATGCGGATACGGCGCAAAATCAACCCAACAGCGATCCATCGCAGGCGTTACGTCCTCAAGACCTGCAAGATATGTTGGACCGCATTCAAGAGCTAGCCGAGACCGGCTCGCGCGATGCTGCCCAGCAAATGTTGTCACAATTGCAGCAAATGATGGAAAACTTGCAAGCTCAGCAAAACCAGCAAAATCAGCAGGGCCAAAGCCAAGCCCAACAAATGTTGAACGAGCTGGGTGAAATGATCCGTCGTCAACAGCAACTTCGCGATCAAACCTTTCGTGAGCGTAATCAAGGTCAACAGGGTGAACAAGGTCCGCAACGCGGCCAACCGGGTGATCGTGGAGAGCAACAAGGCCAACAGCGCGGTGAAGGTGAAGGGCAATCTGGCCAAAGCCTTCAAGACGGCCAACAATCACTGGCGGATCAATTGCAGCAGCTTTTGGATCGTCTGGGCCAAAATGGTTCTGAAAATGGCAATCAACTGGGACAAGCACAACGCTCTATGGAGGGTGCTGCTCAACAGCTTGGACAGGGTCAACTTGGAGAGGCTGGTGGCAGTCAATCTGAAGCACTTAGCCAGCTTCGTCGTGGCGCTCAAGGCTTAGCTGAGCAAATGGCAGGGCAGGGCGAAGGGCAAGGCGATCATAATTTAGCACGTGGCGAACGCGGCACCGACCCACTGGGCCGCCGTGAAGGCCGTGCCGGTGCTGACTTTGGTGATGATGTGGAAGTGCCTGACGAAATTGATACGCAACGCGCACGCCAAATTCTGGATCAAATCCGCCAGCGTCTGGGTGAAAGTTTGCGACCAAAGATTGAACTAGAATATTTGGAGCGGCTTTTACAAAGCCAGTAA